From Bacteroidia bacterium:
TAAAATATATGGAAACGGCCCTAAATTTATGCTTGCTTTCCATGGGTTTGGAGGTACTCACCGCGATTTTGAGCCTTTTCTTCCTGCATTAACAGATTATACCGTTTATAGTTTTGACTTATGGCATCATGGAGAAAGCGAATATGAAGGATTGCCAATAGAAAAGCATAGTTTCGATACCAGGATGCAAGCTTTTTTAGCCAAACATAAAATATTTCGATTTTCGTTGCTGGGTTATAGCATGGGAGGCCGAATTTGTTTGGAGATGGTAGAGCATTTCCCTGGGAAAATTGATGAGGTTTGGCTATTTGCACCTGATGGATTAAGGCGTAATTGGTTGTATCGGTTTTCGACCCGTACTTTGTTGGGAAATTACTTATTTAGGAGAGTCAATTCCAATCCGGGGATTTTTTTTAGAGGCGCCGAATTTTTGGCCGGTTTAGGGTTATTGGACAAAAAAATTAAAGATTTCGTTGTAAAACAAATGGGTAGCAAGGAGCGGAGGGAGAAGGTATATAATTCATGGAGAACGACCTCCAGACTTTGGCCAGAATTAAAGGTGGTAGCGGACCATTTGGTAAGATATAAGATAAAAATTAGCATTGTTATGGGTAATAAGGATAAGGTCATTCGTAAGGAATGGGCCAGGAAATTAACCCGTTACATGCCTGATTCTAGTGGGGTTGTTAAGGTGGTAGAGGCAGGTCATAAGCTCCAAACGGAAGAAG
This genomic window contains:
- a CDS encoding alpha/beta hydrolase, giving the protein MLAFHGFGGTHRDFEPFLPALTDYTVYSFDLWHHGESEYEGLPIEKHSFDTRMQAFLAKHKIFRFSLLGYSMGGRICLEMVEHFPGKIDEVWLFAPDGLRRNWLYRFSTRTLLGNYLFRRVNSNPGIFFRGAEFLAGLGLLDKKIKDFVVKQMGSKERREKVYNSWRTTSRLWPELKVVADHLVRYKIKISIVMGNKDKVIRKEWARKLTRYMPDSSGVVKVVEAGHKLQTEEVRKEIWGI